One stretch of Heliangelus exortis chromosome 24, bHelExo1.hap1, whole genome shotgun sequence DNA includes these proteins:
- the SNRNP40 gene encoding U5 small nuclear ribonucleoprotein 40 kDa protein translates to MIEQQKRKGPGGGTGTAPGTGTSSSTAPGAAPTAAPGPDLPLVTVPAKRPRHELPGAPGGGGGQPSGGTGPQTGPPRCSSLQAPIMLLSGHEGEVYCCKFHPNGNTLASAGFDRLILLWNVYGDCDNFATLKGHSGAVMELHYNTDGSMLFSASTDKTVAVWDSETGERVKRLKGHTSFVNSCYPARRGPQLVCTGSDDGTVKLWDIRKKAAVQTFQNTYQVLAVTFNDTSDQIISGGIDNDIKVWDLRQNKLTYTMRGHADSVTGLSLSSEGSYLLSNAMDNTVRIWDVRPFAPKERCVKIFQGNIHNFEKNLLRCSWSPDGSKIAGGSADRFVYVWDTTSRRILYKLPGHAGSVNELAFHPEEPIILSASSDKRLYMGEIQ, encoded by the exons atGATCGAACAGCAGAAACGGAAAGGGCCCGGGGGGGGCACCGGCACCGCGCCCGGCACCGGCACCAGCAGTAGCACCGCCCCGGGAGCTGCCCCTACGGCTGCCCCCGGCCCCGACCTCCCCCTCGTCACCGTCCCGGCCAAGCGGCCCCGCCATGAGCTGCCGGGAGCGccgggcggggggggggggcagccctCAGGCGGGACTGGGCCGCAAACG GGCCCTCCACGCTGCTCTTCCCTGCAGGCCCCCATCATGCTGCTCTCAGGGCATGAAGGAGAAGTTTACTGCTGCAAGTTCCACCCCAATGGCAACACCCTTGCCTCTGCTGGCTTTGACAGGCTGATCC TGCTGTGGAATGTCTATGGGGACTGTGATAACTTTGCCACTCTGAAGGGACACAGTGGGGCGGTCATGGAGCTGCACTACAACACGGATGGCAG CATGCTCTTCTCAGCATCCACGGACAAAACTGTGGCTGTGTGGGATAGCGAGACTGGGGAGAGGGTGAAGAGGCTGAAGGGCCACACGTCCTTTGTCAACTCCTGTTACCCAGCACGACGTGGGCCCCAGCTGGTCTGCACCGGCAGCGACGATGGGACAGTGAAG CTGTgggatatcaggaaaaaagctgctgtCCAGACCTTCCAGAACACATACCAGGTCTTGGCTGTCACTTTCAATGACACCAGTGACCAGATCATATCCGGAGGCATCGACAATGACATTAAG GTTTGGGACCTGCGCCAGAACAAGCTGACCTACACCATGAGAGGACATGCAGACTCAGTGACAGGCCTCAGCCTGAGTTCAGAAGGTTCCTACCTGCTCTCCAATGCCATGGACAATACAG TTCGCATCTGGGATGTGCGACCGTTTGCCCCCAAAGAGAGATGTGTGAAGATTTTTCAGGGGAACATACATAACTTTGAAAAG AATCTGCTGAGGTGCTCTTGGTCCCCAGATGGGAGCAAAATAGCAGGGGGATCAGCTGACAG GTTTGTCTACGTGTGGGACACCACATCCAGAAGGATTTTGTACAAGCTGCCTGGCCATGCTGGGTCGGTGAATGAACTGGCTTTCCATCCAGAGGAACCCATTA TACTCTCTGCATCCAGTGACAAAAGACTCTACATGGGGGAGATCCAGTGA
- the ZCCHC17 gene encoding zinc finger CCHC domain-containing protein 17 isoform X3, whose translation MEPLPELYAIFQGEVAAVTEYGAFIKIPGCRKQGLVHRTHMSSCRVDKPSEIVDVGDKVWVKLIGKEMKDDKLKLSLSMKAVNQGTGRDLDPNNVSLDQDERKKHQFRDFTSQKITLEAVLNTVCKKCGCRGHFTKECFMQPGGTKYSLIPEEEEEEVAAGGCERDKKTNVADDPSKKRKKKGSAVSAL comes from the exons ATGGAGCCGCTGCCCGAGCTCTACGCCATCTTTCAGGGagag GTTGCTGCAGTGACAGAATATGGAGCATTTATAAAAATTCCCGGCTGCAGGAAGCAAG GCCTTGTCCACAGGACCCACATGTCCTCCTGCCGTGTAGACAAGCCCTCAGAGATAGTAGATGTTGGAGACAAGGTGTGGGTGAAGCTTATTGGGAAAGAG atgaAAGATGACAAACTGAAGCTTTCCCTCTCCATGAAGGCTGTTAACCAAGGCACAGGAAGGGACCTTGATCCAAACAATGTTTCCCTTGA TCAGGATGAGAGGAAGAAACACCAATTCAGAGACTTCACGAGTCAGAAGATCACCCTTGAAGCTGTCTTGAACACTGTGTGCAAGAAGTGTGGTTGCAGAG GTCATTTTACCAAGGAATGTTTCATGCAACCTGGAGGTACCAAATACAGCCTCATtccagaagaggaggaagaggaggtggcagcaggaggatgTGAAAGAGATAAAAAGACCAACGTGGCTGATGATCcttcaaaaaaaaggaagaag AAAGGATCTGCTGTTTCAGCGCTTTGA
- the ZCCHC17 gene encoding zinc finger CCHC domain-containing protein 17 isoform X1, with the protein MEPLPELYAIFQGEVAAVTEYGAFIKIPGCRKQGLVHRTHMSSCRVDKPSEIVDVGDKVWVKLIGKEMKDDKLKLSLSMKAVNQGTGRDLDPNNVSLDQDERKKHQFRDFTSQKITLEAVLNTVCKKCGCRGHFTKECFMQPGGTKYSLIPEEEEEEVAAGGCERDKKTNVADDPSKKRKKEKKKKKHRNKQSSESASESSDSESDGDQPGSKRTKHLGKPSKAQKKKKKKKKKKHKKKPRD; encoded by the exons ATGGAGCCGCTGCCCGAGCTCTACGCCATCTTTCAGGGagag GTTGCTGCAGTGACAGAATATGGAGCATTTATAAAAATTCCCGGCTGCAGGAAGCAAG GCCTTGTCCACAGGACCCACATGTCCTCCTGCCGTGTAGACAAGCCCTCAGAGATAGTAGATGTTGGAGACAAGGTGTGGGTGAAGCTTATTGGGAAAGAG atgaAAGATGACAAACTGAAGCTTTCCCTCTCCATGAAGGCTGTTAACCAAGGCACAGGAAGGGACCTTGATCCAAACAATGTTTCCCTTGA TCAGGATGAGAGGAAGAAACACCAATTCAGAGACTTCACGAGTCAGAAGATCACCCTTGAAGCTGTCTTGAACACTGTGTGCAAGAAGTGTGGTTGCAGAG GTCATTTTACCAAGGAATGTTTCATGCAACCTGGAGGTACCAAATACAGCCTCATtccagaagaggaggaagaggaggtggcagcaggaggatgTGAAAGAGATAAAAAGACCAACGTGGCTGATGATCcttcaaaaaaaaggaagaag gagaagaagaaaaagaagcacagGAATAAGCAGTCCTCTGAATCAGCCTCAGAGAGCTCAGACTCAGAGAGCGATGGAGATCAGCCAGGCAGCAAGAGGACCAAGCACTTGGGGAAACCCAGCAAGGctcagaagaagaagaagaagaagaagaagaagaagcatAAGAAGAAGCCTCGGGATTGa
- the ZCCHC17 gene encoding zinc finger CCHC domain-containing protein 17 isoform X2, with translation MSSCRVDKPSEIVDVGDKVWVKLIGKEMKDDKLKLSLSMKAVNQGTGRDLDPNNVSLDQDERKKHQFRDFTSQKITLEAVLNTVCKKCGCRGHFTKECFMQPGGTKYSLIPEEEEEEVAAGGCERDKKTNVADDPSKKRKKEKKKKKHRNKQSSESASESSDSESDGDQPGSKRTKHLGKPSKAQKKKKKKKKKKHKKKPRD, from the exons ATGTCCTCCTGCCGTGTAGACAAGCCCTCAGAGATAGTAGATGTTGGAGACAAGGTGTGGGTGAAGCTTATTGGGAAAGAG atgaAAGATGACAAACTGAAGCTTTCCCTCTCCATGAAGGCTGTTAACCAAGGCACAGGAAGGGACCTTGATCCAAACAATGTTTCCCTTGA TCAGGATGAGAGGAAGAAACACCAATTCAGAGACTTCACGAGTCAGAAGATCACCCTTGAAGCTGTCTTGAACACTGTGTGCAAGAAGTGTGGTTGCAGAG GTCATTTTACCAAGGAATGTTTCATGCAACCTGGAGGTACCAAATACAGCCTCATtccagaagaggaggaagaggaggtggcagcaggaggatgTGAAAGAGATAAAAAGACCAACGTGGCTGATGATCcttcaaaaaaaaggaagaag gagaagaagaaaaagaagcacagGAATAAGCAGTCCTCTGAATCAGCCTCAGAGAGCTCAGACTCAGAGAGCGATGGAGATCAGCCAGGCAGCAAGAGGACCAAGCACTTGGGGAAACCCAGCAAGGctcagaagaagaagaagaagaagaagaagaagaagcatAAGAAGAAGCCTCGGGATTGa
- the FABP3 gene encoding fatty acid-binding protein, heart yields the protein MVDAFAGTWKMVDTANFDEYMKALGVGFATRQVAGFTKPTTIIEVEGDKITLKTQSTFKNTEISFKLGEEFDETTADDRHVKSLVTLDGGKLIHVQKWDGKETSLVRELKDGKLVLTLTMGNVVSTRTYEKET from the exons ATGGTCGACGCCTTTGCGGGCACCTGGAAGATGGTGGATACGGCCAATTTCGATGAGTACATGAAAGCGTTGG GCGTGGGCTTTGCCACGCGGCAGGTGGCCGGGTTCACCAAACCCACCACCATCATCGAGGTGGAAGGCGACAAGATCACCCTGAAGACCCAAAGCACCTTCAAGAACACCGAGATCAGCTTCAAGCTGGGAGAGGAGTTTGACGAGACCACAGCGGATGACAGACATGTCAAG TCCTTGGTCACGCTGGATGGGGGCAAACTCATCCACGTGCAGAagtgggatgggaaggagacATCGCTGGTCCGGGAGCTGAAGGATGGGAAGTTGGTTCTG ACGCTCACCATGGGCAACGTCGTCTCCACCCGCACCTACGAGAAGGAGACATAA
- the LOC139807061 gene encoding cAMP-dependent protein kinase inhibitor alpha-like encodes MTEVEPVLDFASSGRTGRRNALPDILGSPAGVNPSDLPLKLAEMSLSAGSAQELQSPSAEVPPPQPPSPELKDTS; translated from the exons ATGACCGAGGTAGAACCCGTGCTGGACTTCGCCTCCTCCGGGAGAACTGGCCGCAGGAACGCCCTGCCCGACATCCTGGGCTCGCCGGCCGGGGTCAACCCCTCGGACCTGCCCCTCAAGCTGGCAGAGATGTCCCTGAGCGCAG GAAGCGCCCAGGAGCTGCAATCCCCCTCGGCAGAGGTgccccccccgcagccccctaGCCCCGAGCTGAAGGACACGTCCTAA